The following DNA comes from Kineococcus rhizosphaerae.
TTGAGCGTGGTCAGCACGACCTTGCTCTCGACTCCGAACTCCTTGGCGAGCTCGTAGACCCGGACCTTTGCCACATCTCTCCTGTCTCGGTCCGGGCTCGTCTCTACCGGGCGCGGACCGTCATCAGTCGGGGGGATTCATCGCTGGAGACTCATCGGGTGCTCATCAGCTGTTCGACCCGCTCTCATCGGTGGTGGTGGACACGACGGCCCCGGGCGGGTGCCGGTCCAGGAAGGACCGTACGCCCGAGGTGTCGAGGGGAGCCGCGCGGCGCAACGCGCGGGGCCAGGCCCTGCGCTTGTCCGCCAGCTCCAGGCACGCGGTGCTCTGGTGCAACCACGCGCCCCTGCCCGGGAGCCTGCGCCGCGCGTCGACGAGGAGGTGACCCTCCGCGTCCGGTGCGACGACGACTCTCAGCAGCGACGGCCGGTCACCCCGGCGGCGGCAGCCGACGCAGGTGCGC
Coding sequences within:
- a CDS encoding YlxR family protein, with the translated sequence MAHRHPPGHPGGAVERGLSGKARLFPIVTLPATGPTDRRSAEPALHPQRTCVGCRRRGDRPSLLRVVVAPDAEGHLLVDARRRLPGRGAWLHQSTACLELADKRRAWPRALRRAAPLDTSGVRSFLDRHPPGAVVSTTTDESGSNS